A single window of Pontiella agarivorans DNA harbors:
- a CDS encoding TatD family hydrolase gives MFIDSHVHFDRFEKDGTLDEVLAAAKEAGVLEMIAIGGSAEANERSARLAGEYAGQIFGCAGYDRDEAEKDLDFDALRELLGHPPVKAVGETGLDYYYTADTAEAQKKLFNENLALAVEFEKPVVVHSRDADEDTIDLLRDFSNAWKGDELRRGVLHCFTRDEKFARAVLDLGFYVSFSGIMTFNNAGPLREVVQHVPDDRLLIETDSPYLAPVPMRGNRCEPAFVVHTAEKLAELKGYSLGSVAELTAKNARTLFAL, from the coding sequence ATGTTTATTGATTCCCATGTCCATTTTGACCGTTTCGAAAAAGACGGCACGCTTGACGAGGTTTTGGCCGCGGCAAAAGAGGCCGGTGTTCTGGAAATGATCGCCATCGGCGGATCGGCCGAGGCGAATGAACGTTCGGCCCGCCTCGCCGGTGAATATGCCGGACAAATTTTCGGCTGCGCGGGCTATGACCGCGACGAAGCTGAAAAGGATCTCGATTTTGATGCGCTGCGTGAGCTGCTCGGGCATCCGCCGGTGAAGGCCGTCGGCGAAACCGGGCTGGATTATTATTATACTGCGGACACGGCCGAGGCGCAGAAAAAACTGTTTAACGAAAACCTGGCGCTGGCGGTCGAATTTGAAAAGCCGGTGGTGGTGCATTCGCGCGATGCCGACGAAGACACGATTGATCTGTTGCGCGATTTTTCCAATGCCTGGAAGGGCGATGAGCTGCGCCGCGGTGTGCTGCACTGTTTTACGCGCGATGAAAAATTTGCCCGTGCAGTGCTCGATTTGGGGTTTTATGTGAGTTTCAGCGGGATCATGACCTTTAATAATGCCGGTCCGCTGCGCGAGGTGGTGCAGCATGTGCCCGATGATCGACTGCTGATCGAAACGGATTCGCCGTATCTGGCGCCGGTGCCGATGCGCGGTAACCGGTGTGAGCCGGCTTTTGTGGTTCATACGGCTGAAAAACTTGCGGAACTCAAGGGGTATTCGTTAGGCTCCGTGGCAGAATTAACCGCAAAAAATGCGCGTACCCTGTTTGCGCTCTAA
- a CDS encoding SH3 domain-containing protein — MKILMMILAVAASTAFAQSNVYRRVKVTGDRVSLRAQPGLEGELLDRAMRGEEMPYIDHTNGWYAVQAPSNLNFWVFGNYVDNGKVLPKKLNVRSGPSQNYNVVTIVLRDELVDVRGEFNGWLKIAPPKGTRVWISSDYSEILQPARPETAAAPEEEPQPEPVVEEELKEEAGADQSASEAPAFLMSLDKSRKQGVNDEYPGIIRRANPGLYKLVLKTDTFEETICLIRGEINQMEKFLNYPVLLKGRIYWVKGVDVPVMIPTHIIPNPILSE; from the coding sequence ATGAAAATTTTAATGATGATTCTGGCAGTTGCCGCAAGCACCGCATTTGCACAGTCGAATGTCTATCGGCGGGTCAAGGTGACGGGAGATCGGGTGAGTCTGCGGGCACAGCCCGGGCTTGAAGGCGAACTGCTCGATCGCGCAATGCGTGGCGAGGAGATGCCTTATATCGACCACACCAACGGCTGGTATGCCGTCCAGGCTCCGAGTAATTTGAATTTCTGGGTTTTCGGGAACTATGTGGATAACGGAAAAGTGCTTCCCAAAAAACTGAATGTGCGTTCGGGGCCGAGCCAGAACTATAATGTGGTGACGATTGTGCTGCGCGATGAGCTCGTTGATGTGCGCGGAGAATTTAACGGCTGGTTGAAAATTGCTCCGCCGAAAGGTACGCGGGTTTGGATCAGTTCCGATTATTCCGAAATTCTTCAGCCGGCGAGGCCGGAAACTGCAGCGGCCCCCGAAGAGGAGCCCCAGCCGGAACCGGTGGTTGAAGAGGAGCTGAAAGAGGAGGCGGGTGCGGATCAGTCGGCGTCTGAGGCTCCCGCTTTTTTGATGTCGTTGGATAAATCGCGTAAACAGGGTGTAAATGACGAATATCCGGGCATAATCCGCCGCGCCAATCCGGGGCTTTATAAGCTGGTGCTTAAGACCGATACGTTTGAAGAGACCATTTGTCTGATTCGGGGGGAGATTAATCAGATGGAGAAGTTCCTGAACTATCCGGTGCTGCTCAAAGGGCGCATTTACTGGGTGAAAGGCGTGGACGTTCCGGTTATGATTCCAACCCATATCATTCCGAATCCCATTCTTTCCGAATAA
- a CDS encoding ComF family protein → MTGWLDMLYPRNCIGCGVSAPETFRFICWDCWSDASMVEPPFCALCGDPVAGSVEHDFICYACSAEKPAFDAARSAVRYEGVAGEALRQLKYEHALHLVPDLAQILFNCLQAEFPGLEVDRIVPVPLFHVRRRERGYNQSGELARALGSLLRVKSSAGILRRIRPTATQTNLTAPQRLSNVRNAFETRREQQLAGKRILLVDDVMTTGATVNACAKALKKGGAASVHVLTVARG, encoded by the coding sequence ATGACCGGCTGGCTGGATATGCTGTATCCCCGCAACTGTATCGGCTGCGGGGTTTCTGCTCCTGAAACCTTTCGGTTTATCTGCTGGGACTGTTGGTCCGACGCCTCCATGGTTGAGCCGCCCTTCTGTGCGCTCTGCGGGGATCCTGTTGCAGGCTCTGTGGAGCACGATTTTATCTGCTATGCCTGCTCCGCGGAAAAACCCGCTTTCGATGCTGCACGTTCGGCCGTGCGTTATGAAGGGGTGGCCGGCGAGGCGCTGCGTCAGCTCAAATATGAACATGCACTTCATCTTGTTCCGGATTTGGCGCAGATTCTGTTTAACTGCCTGCAGGCTGAATTTCCGGGACTGGAAGTGGACCGCATTGTTCCGGTTCCGCTGTTTCATGTTCGCCGCCGCGAGCGGGGCTATAATCAGTCGGGCGAGCTGGCCCGGGCTCTCGGATCGCTGCTTCGCGTGAAATCATCGGCGGGAATACTGCGTCGAATTCGGCCTACGGCTACGCAAACAAATTTGACAGCTCCCCAGCGGCTTAGTAACGTCAGAAACGCTTTTGAGACTAGGAGAGAGCAACAGCTGGCGGGAAAACGCATTCTGCTGGTTGACGATGTAATGACCACGGGGGCGACTGTAAATGCATGCGCAAAAGCCCTGAAAAAGGGTGGGGCGGCGTCAGTACATGTTCTGACGGTGGCGCGCGGATAA
- the accD gene encoding acetyl-CoA carboxylase, carboxyltransferase subunit beta, which yields MALFGGSKKNYSTITVKKRDVPDGLWMKCPSCGEIVYKEEVTANLEVCIKCGHHFTLPRQARIELLSDEGTFTEWAGGIKSVDTLGFTGKLSYIDKLEANQKKSGWDDAVTVGGCTLDGREIGLGVMDFSFLGASMGSVVGERITYLIERCTKEERPVLLVCASGGARMYEGLLSLMQMAKTSAALARHAKAKLPFIPILTHPTMAGVMASFATLGDLIVAEPEALIGFAGPRVIKETIQQDLPEGFQRSEFLQDHGLIDKVIPRSEMREQMSLILDYLCDD from the coding sequence ATGGCTTTGTTTGGCGGAAGTAAAAAAAATTATTCGACCATCACAGTGAAAAAACGTGATGTGCCGGACGGGCTATGGATGAAATGTCCTTCGTGCGGAGAAATCGTTTACAAGGAAGAGGTCACCGCAAATTTGGAAGTCTGCATTAAATGCGGGCACCATTTTACGCTGCCGCGTCAGGCGCGTATTGAACTGTTGTCAGACGAAGGTACGTTTACAGAATGGGCCGGCGGCATTAAATCGGTCGATACCCTCGGGTTTACCGGGAAGCTGTCCTATATCGATAAACTGGAAGCCAATCAGAAAAAGTCGGGTTGGGACGATGCCGTCACGGTAGGCGGCTGCACCCTTGACGGCCGGGAAATCGGGCTGGGTGTGATGGATTTTTCTTTTCTCGGCGCATCGATGGGCAGTGTGGTCGGCGAACGGATCACCTATCTCATTGAGCGCTGCACGAAAGAAGAACGTCCGGTGCTGCTGGTCTGCGCCTCCGGCGGTGCCCGCATGTATGAAGGTCTGCTGAGCCTGATGCAGATGGCGAAAACTTCCGCCGCACTCGCACGCCATGCAAAAGCCAAATTGCCGTTTATTCCGATTCTCACACACCCGACCATGGCTGGGGTGATGGCTTCATTTGCCACACTGGGGGATCTGATTGTGGCGGAGCCGGAAGCATTGATCGGGTTTGCCGGTCCGCGCGTCATCAAAGAAACCATTCAGCAGGATTTGCCGGAAGGGTTTCAGCGTTCTGAATTTCTGCAGGATCACGGCCTGATCGATAAAGTTATTCCCCGTTCGGAAATGCGCGAGCAGATGAGTCTGATTCTTGACTATCTTTGCGACGATTAA
- a CDS encoding bifunctional folylpolyglutamate synthase/dihydrofolate synthase, translated as MSEPYKKLFLRTAAGIKPGLEVISALLEALDNPHQKLAVIHVAGTNGKGSVCAMIESVLRASGFKTGLYTSPHLIRFSERFRINGEEISEEKLNDYIRALEKTADKVEASTGLRGATFFEISTALAFQYFAAEKVDIAIIETGMGGRWDATNVVIPLLSVITHIDIDHTNFLGNTLEKIAAEKAGIIKPGRPVVSAPQSDAAMGELEKTGVPIIASAEAVSVNRIGAPQKLKIETHSQNLPPINLPLLGGCQRENVGVAVAALEVFSDIVGVELAFKKGLETVEWGARFQTLETEPLIILDGAHNPSAGRALADTLKELYPTRQIGFIVGFLDDKESVEFLRELKPLVSKAWTVGIDAPRGTSAEQAALQCKVAGIDAEARPVAEAWSSAKRWASEANRLVIVTGSLYLKSMLEMKV; from the coding sequence GTGAGCGAACCCTATAAAAAGCTCTTCTTAAGGACTGCCGCCGGCATTAAGCCCGGTCTTGAAGTGATTTCCGCCCTGCTTGAAGCATTGGATAATCCGCATCAGAAACTGGCGGTCATTCATGTGGCCGGTACCAACGGAAAAGGTTCCGTCTGTGCCATGATTGAATCCGTGTTGCGTGCATCGGGGTTTAAAACCGGGCTTTACACCTCTCCGCATCTGATCCGTTTTTCAGAGCGTTTTCGCATTAACGGGGAGGAAATTTCTGAAGAAAAACTCAACGACTATATTCGGGCGTTGGAAAAAACAGCGGATAAGGTGGAGGCGTCTACCGGTCTGCGCGGGGCCACATTTTTTGAGATTTCCACGGCTTTGGCTTTTCAGTATTTCGCTGCCGAAAAGGTCGATATCGCCATCATTGAAACCGGCATGGGCGGACGCTGGGACGCCACGAATGTGGTTATTCCGTTGCTTTCTGTGATTACGCATATCGATATTGACCACACCAATTTTCTGGGGAATACCCTGGAAAAAATCGCCGCCGAAAAAGCGGGCATCATCAAGCCGGGGCGTCCGGTGGTTTCTGCGCCGCAGAGCGATGCGGCGATGGGCGAGCTGGAAAAGACCGGTGTTCCGATCATTGCAAGTGCTGAGGCTGTTTCGGTTAACCGAATCGGCGCTCCGCAGAAACTGAAGATTGAGACACATTCGCAGAATCTGCCGCCGATTAATCTTCCGTTACTGGGGGGGTGTCAGCGTGAAAATGTGGGGGTGGCAGTGGCGGCTCTGGAAGTTTTTTCGGATATCGTTGGTGTCGAACTGGCATTTAAGAAGGGGTTGGAAACCGTCGAATGGGGGGCGCGTTTCCAGACGTTGGAAACGGAACCGCTGATCATTCTCGACGGTGCGCATAATCCGTCGGCCGGCCGCGCATTGGCAGATACGCTCAAGGAACTTTATCCGACAAGGCAGATCGGCTTTATCGTTGGTTTTTTGGACGACAAAGAATCTGTGGAATTTCTGCGCGAACTCAAACCGCTGGTTTCCAAGGCCTGGACGGTGGGTATTGATGCCCCGCGGGGGACTTCCGCTGAGCAGGCGGCGCTGCAGTGCAAAGTGGCCGGGATCGATGCTGAAGCCCGCCCTGTGGCCGAGGCCTGGTCTTCCGCGAAAAGGTGGGCGTCTGAAGCGAACCGTCTCGTTATTGTGACCGGTTCGCTCTATCTGAAAAGCATGCTTGAGATGAAGGTATAA
- a CDS encoding PEP-CTERM sorting domain-containing protein, protein MTTGTASHQFEIGKQASTGNALFMFEFRDPSEVLADTGFSPVQVSIPEPSSITLSALTLIAAFGLRRIFQI, encoded by the coding sequence ATGACCACCGGCACCGCTTCCCATCAGTTTGAAATAGGCAAACAAGCCAGCACTGGAAACGCATTGTTTATGTTTGAATTCAGGGACCCCAGTGAAGTTCTTGCCGACACCGGCTTCTCCCCGGTCCAGGTCAGCATTCCGGAACCCTCCTCAATCACACTGTCCGCCCTGACCCTGATCGCGGCCTTTGGATTGCGCCGTATTTTCCAGATCTAA